The Triticum aestivum cultivar Chinese Spring chromosome 3A, IWGSC CS RefSeq v2.1, whole genome shotgun sequence genome includes a region encoding these proteins:
- the LOC123061354 gene encoding protein ANTAGONIST OF LIKE HETEROCHROMATIN PROTEIN 1 — translation MRSPSAARPSSGGGAADDDFAFYYSFFQDAAAASPLPLALDGAVAAMPNNRRRKRGGDDDSAVAPIKDGSNNGRKRSIATIITSLAALEAEGHADSAGAADASRRELALLESNADNKSQAMMDYFAKMEGSFDADADSEAAARSKRSRLSASAAAVAVVAGEEAATNTAASASPPRAGHHQRRLWVKDRSQAWWDQCNSPDFPEAEFRRAFRMGRETFDMICEALGSAVAKEDTMLRAAIPVRQRVAVCIWRLATGEPLRLVSKRFGLGISTCHKLVLEVCGAIKSVLMPRFLQWPDEAAAGRFKEGFERSFGVPGVIGAMYTTHIPIIAPKISVAAYFNRRHTERNQKTSYSITLQGVVGPDRAFTDVCIGWPGSMPDDQVLEKSMLHQRAAAGMMHDACLVGGASYPLMDWVLVPYTHQNLTWTQHAFNEKVGDIRNVAVEAFARLKTRWACLQKRTEVKLQDLPVVLGACCVLHNICEMRREELEPEVPFALFDDDTTPETPVRSETAKQERDSIAHNLLHRGFAGTTFF, via the coding sequence ATGAGATCCCCATCCGCCGCCCGTCCCAGCAGCGGAGGGGGCGCAGCAGACGACGACTTCGCCTTCTACTACTCTTTCTTCCaggacgccgccgccgcatcgccgctCCCGCTCGCGCTCGACGGAGCCGTCGCCGCCATGCCTAACAACCGCCGGAGGAAGCGCGGAGGGGACGACGACTCCGCCGTGGCGCCCATCAAGGACGGTAGCAACAACGGAAGGAAGCGCTCCATCGCCACCATAATAACTTCGCTCGCCGCGCTCGAGGCCGAGGGCCACGCCGACAGCGCGGGGGCCGCCGACGCCTCCCGCCGCGAGCTCGCGCTACTCGAGTCCAACGCCGACAACAAGTCGCAGGCCATGATGGACTACTTCGCCAAGATGGAGGGCAGCTTTGATGCCGACGCCGACTCCGAGGCCGCTGCGCGCTCCAAGCGCTCGCGGCTCTCGGCGTCGGCAGCGGCAGTGGCCGTCGTGGCTGGCGAGGAGGCCGCCACCAATACTGCCGCGTCGGCCTCGCCGCCGCGTGCAGGCCACCACCAACGTCGGCTGTGGGTCAAGGACCGGTCGCAGGCGTGGTGGGACCAGTGCAACAGCCCCGACTTCCCGGAGGCAGAGTTTCGGCGCGCCTTCAGGATGGGCCGGGAGACGTTTGACATGATCTGCGAGGCGCTCGGCTCCGCGGTGGCCAAGGAGGACACCATGCTTCGCGCGGCCATCCCCGTGCGCCAGCGCGTCGCCGTCTGCATCTGGCGCCTCGCCACCGGTGAGCCGCTCCGCCTCGTCTCCAAGCGCTTCGGCCTCGGCATCTCCACATGCCACAAGCTCGTTCTCGAGGTCTGCGGTGCCATCAAGTCCGTCCTCATGCCGCGTTTCCTCCAGTGGCCCGACGAGGCCGCCGCCGGCAGATTCAAGGAGGGCTTCGAGAGATCCTTCGGTGTTCCgggggtcatcggagccatgtacACCACGCACATCCCTATCATCGCGCCCAAGATCTCCGTCGCCGCCTACTTCAACCGTCGGCACACGGAGCGCAATCAGAAGACATCCTACTCCATCACGCTCCAGGGGGTGGTCGGCCCTGACCGCGCCTTCACCGACGTCTGCATCGGCTGGCCGGGTTCCATGCCGGACGATCAGGTGCTCGAGAAATCCATGCTGCACCAGCGCGCCGCGGCGGGTATGATGCACGACGCTTGCCTCGTCGGCGGCGCAAGCTACCCGCTCATGGACTGGGTGCTCGTGCCGTACACGCACCAGAACCTGACATGGACGCAGCACGCCTTCAACGAGAAGGTCGGCGACATCCGCAACGTGGCCGTGGAGGCGTTCGCGCGGCTCAAGACGCGGTGGGCGTGCCTCCAGAAGCGCACGGAGGTGAAGCTCCAGGACCTCCCCGTGGTGCTGGGCGCCTGCTGCGTCCTGCACAACATCTGCGAGATGCGCCGCGAGGAGCTCGAGCCGGAGGTCCCGTTTGCGCTCTTCGACGACGACACCACGCCGGAGACCCCTGTTCGCTCTGAGACCGCCAAGCAGGAGAGGGACAGCATCGCGCACAACCTCCTCCACCGCGGTTTCGCCGGCACCACATTTTTCTGA